One window from the genome of Streptococcus salivarius encodes:
- a CDS encoding metal-dependent transcriptional regulator, whose product MTPNKEDYLKCIYEIGTEEGKISNKEIANRMQVSPPAVTEMIKKLISEDLIIKDKVKGYLLTKTGKINVAELYRKHRLIEVFLVDHLQYTCDQIHQEAEILEHTVSDHFIDALDRLLNYPQTCPHGGQIPKSGQLIEEIYNQTFTQDLTPGDYVLRRVQDQIDLLHYLETVGLKIGVTFTLKGFDPFTLLYRLNIDGKEIQIPETVASNLYIEAN is encoded by the coding sequence ATGACACCTAACAAAGAAGACTACCTCAAATGTATCTATGAGATTGGTACTGAAGAAGGCAAAATAAGCAATAAGGAAATCGCAAACCGTATGCAGGTGTCTCCACCTGCTGTGACGGAAATGATTAAGAAATTGATTTCAGAAGACCTCATCATCAAAGACAAAGTCAAGGGCTATCTTCTAACGAAAACTGGTAAAATCAATGTCGCTGAACTCTATCGGAAACATCGCCTCATCGAAGTCTTTTTGGTGGACCACTTGCAATACACTTGTGATCAAATTCATCAAGAGGCTGAAATTTTAGAGCATACTGTCTCTGATCACTTCATCGATGCGCTTGACCGCCTACTCAATTACCCTCAAACCTGTCCACACGGTGGGCAAATCCCCAAGTCAGGTCAGCTCATAGAGGAAATCTACAATCAGACTTTTACACAAGACCTAACTCCTGGAGACTATGTACTTCGTCGAGTTCAGGATCAAATTGATTTACTCCATTATTTGGAAACTGTCGGTCTTAAAATTGGAGTAACTTTTACCTTGAAAGGCTTTGACCCTTTTACACTACTATACCGCCTGAATATTGATGGAAAAGAAATTCAAATTCCAGAAACTGTTGCTAGCAATCTTTACATTGAAGCAAACTAA